The following coding sequences are from one Flavobacteriales bacterium window:
- a CDS encoding SDR family oxidoreductase: GIGQRASLEDITLDFMQEIFSTNVFGLTILTQLVVKEFKKIGKGNIINIGSTASLSGYANGSVYCASKFAMRGLTECWRAELRKHNIRVSLINPSEVPTAFGNKDRIEKEESSNKLTPVEIAIAVKNVLVMDDRGFIPELSVWATNPF, translated from the coding sequence CTGGTATTGGTCAAAGGGCTTCTCTCGAGGATATCACATTAGATTTTATGCAAGAAATATTTTCAACAAACGTTTTCGGCCTCACTATTCTAACTCAACTTGTAGTTAAAGAATTTAAGAAAATAGGAAAAGGAAATATTATTAATATCGGTTCTACGGCTTCATTAAGTGGTTACGCAAATGGTAGTGTTTATTGCGCTTCTAAATTTGCGATGAGAGGTCTTACCGAATGCTGGAGAGCTGAATTAAGGAAACATAATATTAGAGTATCACTAATCAATCCTTCAGAAGTTCCCACTGCCTTTGGGAATAAGGACAGAATAGAAAAAGAAGAGTCGAGTAATAAATTAACACCTGTAGAAATTGCCATTGCAGTTAAGAATGTCTTAGTAATGGACGACAGAGGATTTATTCCAGAACTTTCAGTATGGGCTACCAATCCGTTTTAA